From Macaca fascicularis isolate 582-1 chromosome 14, T2T-MFA8v1.1, a single genomic window includes:
- the PRG2 gene encoding bone marrow proteoglycan, whose amino-acid sequence MKLLLLLALLFGAVSALHLRPETSTFESTLGAKTLPEDEEMPEQEVEEILSRELEEEEEGGSGSEDASKEDGAVKLISVPDMVDKNLTCPEEEDTVKVVGIPGCPTCRYLLVRSPHTFNQAWFTCQRCYRGNLASIHNFNTNSRIQWSVRALNQGQVWIGGRITGSGRCRRFQWVDGSRWNFAYWAAHQPWSRGGHCVSLCTRGGHWRRAHCLRRLPFICSY is encoded by the exons ATGAAACTCCTCCTACTTCTGGCTCTTCTATTTGGGGCAGTTTCTGCTCTTCATCTGA GGCCTGAGACTTCCACCTTTGAGAGCACTTTGGGTGCTAAGACCCTGCCTGAGGATGAGGAGATGCCAGAACAGGAGGTGGAGGAGATCCTTTCCAGGgagctggaggaagaggaggaggggggctCTGGAAGTGAAGATGCCTCCAAGGAAGATGGGGCTGTTAAGTTGATCTCAGTCCCAGATATGGTAGACAAAAACCTTACATGTCCTGAGGAAGAGGACACAGTAAAAGTGGTGGGCATCCCTGGGTGCCCGACCTGCCGCTACCTCCTGGTGAGAAGTCCTCACACGTTTAACCAAGCTTGG TTTACTTGCCAGAGGTGCTACAGGGGCAACCTGGCTTCCATCCACAACTTCAATACTAATTCCCGAATCCAGTGGTCAGTCAGAGCGCTCAACCAGGGTCAAGTCTGGATTGGAGGCAGGATCACAGGCTCG GGTCGCTGCAGACGCTTTCAGTGGGTTGACGGCAGCCGCTGGAACTTTGCGTACTGGGCTGCTCACCAGCCCTGGTCCCGCGGTGGTCACTGTGTGTCCCTGTGTACCCGAG GAGGCCACTGGCGTCGAGCCCACTGCCTCAGAAGACTTCCTTTCATCTGTTCCTACTGA
- the PRG3 gene encoding proteoglycan 3 produces MQRLLFLPVLLLGTVSALHLENDVPHLESLETEADLGQDLASSREQERDLALTKEVTQAEGEEVKASACQDAFEDEEAMESDPAALDKDFQCPREEDIVEVQGSPRCKACHYLLVRTPTTFANAQNVCSKCYGGNLLSIHNFNFNYRIQRYASTTNQAQVWIGGILRGWFLWKRFCWTDGSHWNFAYWSSGQPGNGRGCCVALCTKGGYWRRAKCNKQLPFVCSV; encoded by the exons ATGCAACGCCTCCTGTTCCTGCCCGTTCTTCTGCTGGGAACAGTTTCTGCTCTTCATCTGG AGAATGATGTCCCCCATCTGGAGAGCCTAGAGACAGAGGCAGACCTAGGCCAAGATCTAGCTAGTTCaagggagcaggagagagactTGGCTCTGACCAAGGAGGTGACTcaggcagagggagaggaggtcaaggcttctgCCTGTCAAGACGCCTTTGAGGATGAGGAAGCCATGGAGTCGGACCCAGCTGCCTTAGACAAGGACTTTCAGTGTCCCAGGGAAGAAGATATAGTTGAAGTGCAGGGAAGTCCAAGGTGCAAGGCCTGCCACTACCTATTGGTGCGGACTCCTACAACGTTTGCAAATGCTCAG AACGTCTGCAGCAAATGCTACGGAGGCAACCTTCTCTCCATCCACAACTTCAACTTCAACTATCGCATTCAGCGTTATGCTAGCACAACCAACCAGGCCCAGGTCTGGATTGGAGGCATCCTCAGGGGCTGG TTCCTGTGGAAGCGGTTTTGCTGGACTGATGGGAGCCACTGGAATTTTGCATACTGGTCCTCAGGGCAACCTGGGAATGGGCGTGGGTGCTGTGTGGCCCTATGCACCAAAG GAGGTTACTGGCGACGAGCTAAATGCAACAAGCAACTGCCCTTCGTCTGCTCCGTCTAA